In a single window of the Streptomyces sp. NBC_00353 genome:
- the nthA gene encoding nitrile hydratase subunit alpha has product MTTGESAERIPAPLRTEALEQLLTERGLVDPNTLDAIITNYETNVGPLNGAKVVAKAWTDPDYRRWLLDDGTAAIKELGFIGVQTEHVVVVENTATSHNVVVCTLCSCYPWQLLGLPPSWYKDPAYRARVVKEPRKVLSEMGLELADDVQITVHDSSSEVRWLVLPERPAGTEGLSEEQLVPLITREAMVGVARIEAP; this is encoded by the coding sequence ATGACCACCGGCGAATCCGCTGAACGCATTCCCGCACCACTGCGTACCGAGGCTCTCGAGCAGCTGCTGACCGAGCGGGGCCTGGTCGACCCGAACACGCTGGACGCGATCATCACCAACTATGAGACCAACGTGGGCCCCCTCAACGGAGCCAAGGTGGTCGCCAAGGCATGGACCGACCCCGATTATCGGCGATGGCTGCTCGACGACGGCACCGCCGCCATCAAAGAGTTGGGCTTCATCGGGGTGCAGACCGAGCACGTCGTTGTCGTCGAGAACACCGCGACCAGCCACAACGTGGTGGTCTGCACGCTGTGCTCGTGCTACCCGTGGCAGCTGCTCGGCCTGCCGCCGAGCTGGTACAAGGACCCGGCGTACCGTGCGCGGGTGGTCAAGGAGCCGCGCAAAGTTCTTTCCGAGATGGGGCTCGAACTCGCCGACGACGTGCAGATCACCGTGCACGACTCCAGCAGCGAGGTGCGCTGGCTGGTACTGCCCGAGCGGCCGGCCGGCACCGAGGGCCTGTCCGAGGAACAGCTCGTGCCGCTGATCACCCGTGAGGCGATGGTCGGCGTCGC
- the nthB gene encoding nitrile hydratase subunit beta, translated as MDGIADMGGTEGWGPTHPPRADEPVFPEPWQGRALALAVLSIQLAGLNVDAFRHAMERLDRTAYLADGYFGRWLNTAELMLTESAVLAPSAIHARARNLRGEQIEEPPIPEPAKPGYAPTAEGSLRTVDVAPAFAVGERVRAKNMSPTGHTRLPGYVRGHTGVVALIQPASVLPDTNAHFQGENPQYVYSVRFDSRELWGTDAEPFALTIEMFESYLERTA; from the coding sequence ATGGACGGGATCGCCGACATGGGGGGAACCGAGGGCTGGGGTCCCACTCATCCGCCGCGCGCCGACGAGCCGGTCTTCCCGGAGCCTTGGCAGGGCCGAGCGCTCGCGTTGGCAGTGCTCTCGATCCAGCTGGCGGGCCTGAACGTGGACGCGTTCCGGCATGCGATGGAGCGCTTGGACCGAACTGCCTACCTGGCCGACGGCTACTTCGGCCGCTGGCTCAACACCGCCGAACTCATGCTCACCGAGAGCGCCGTCCTGGCCCCGAGCGCGATCCATGCGCGCGCCCGCAACCTGCGCGGCGAGCAGATCGAGGAACCGCCGATCCCCGAACCCGCCAAGCCCGGCTACGCGCCGACCGCCGAGGGCTCGCTGCGCACCGTGGACGTGGCGCCGGCGTTCGCGGTGGGCGAGAGGGTGCGTGCCAAGAACATGTCGCCGACCGGACACACCAGGCTGCCGGGCTATGTGCGCGGACACACCGGAGTGGTGGCGCTCATCCAGCCGGCCTCTGTCCTGCCCGACACGAACGCGCACTTCCAGGGCGAGAACCCGCAGTACGTGTACTCGGTGCGATTCGACTCGCGTGAACTGTGGGGTACCGACGCCGAACCGTTCGCACTCACCATCGAGATGTTCGAGAGCTATCTGGAGAGGACCGCATGA